The Carassius auratus strain Wakin unplaced genomic scaffold, ASM336829v1 scaf_tig00005992, whole genome shotgun sequence genome includes a window with the following:
- the LOC113071121 gene encoding protein FAM43B-like gives MLPWKRSKFVLVENESKSKPKSLGVGLTYHSLLSTLLHSCPDLVPDCPLQWLGSVFHSRRQKVVLNKEEPTYSVRYLGSTVTIMAKGEDCMQEAVAKIWTRSNYGEQSAKMKLTVGPHGIRMGVDKGGKKKPVHLFSLNRITYYSADPFRPKIFAWIYRHQVKNKVVVLRCHAVLLVKAEKARALALSLYQNSTSAFTEFKRLKRQADFRHCQQQLLGEDIVPLMPLRRLLNGQCHYQPPAEKPGSATRLSSITEEEEEDEDGENAGTPSPSPPEKDLGKIVIRLDEVSITSWDEAQMTISTLV, from the coding sequence ATGCTGCCCTGGAAAAGGAGTAAGTTCGTGCTGGTGGAGAATGAGTCCAAAAGCAAGCCGAAAAGTCTTGGAGTCGGACTGACTTATCATTCCCTGCTTTCGACTTTGCTCCACTCCTGTCCGGACCTTGTTCCCGACTGCCCGCTTCAATGGCTAGGGAGTGTTTTCCACAGCAGACGGCAGAAAGTGGTGCTCAACAAAGAGGAACCCACCTACAGCGTGCGTTACCTGGGCAGCACAGTCACCATCATGGCTAAAGGTGAGGATTGCATGCAGGAGGCGGTGGCTAAGATTTGGACTCGCAGCAACTACGGCGAACAGAGCGCCAAGATGAAGCTTACCGTCGGGCCACACGGAATTCGCATGGGGGTGGATAAAGGTGGCAAAAAGAAGCCCGTCCACCTTTTTTCCCTCAACCGTATCACATACTACAGTGCTGACCCCTTCCGGCCAAAGATCTTTGCTTGGATTTACAGGCATCAGGTGAAGAATAAAGTGGTGGTTCTACGATGCCACGCCGTCCTGCTGGTGAAGGCAGAAAAAGCCCGAGCGTTAGCTCTCAGCCTGTACCAAAACTCAACATCGGCATTTACAGAGTTCAAACGACTAAAGCGCCAGGCCGACTTCCGTCATTGCCAGCAGCAGCTGTTGGGCGAGGACATTGTGCCTCTTATGCCTCTTCGGAGACTCCTGAATGGCCAATGCCACTACCAGCCACCTGCAGAAAAGCCTGGAAGCGCCACGCGGCTCTCCTCGAttactgaggaagaggaggaggatgaggatggaGAAAACGCCGGAACTCCCAGTCCTTCTCCTCCAGAGAAAGATCTAGGGAAGATCGTAATAAGACTGGATGAGGTTTCGATTACCAGCTGGGATGAAGCACAGATGACTATCAGCACTCTGGTGTGA